The following proteins are encoded in a genomic region of Cryptomeria japonica chromosome 11, Sugi_1.0, whole genome shotgun sequence:
- the LOC131066422 gene encoding dirigent protein 16: protein MARKTNELLFLMLLIVWGSYVTATRKLLTDSPEAEEEGSSSPKTITFFMHHITEEPNPTAKPGLGLGGLQGSGNAISGLQAPIGNNINFNGIGNGNGPLPLTIPSGAINNSPFFGQLPISSTNGGVQGIGSLIPGLGLNSPGLGFQNSFPSTNIINGGLNPQNPLGRESGIPLNNVIVIEDTLTEGPDLHSSSVLGKGEGYYYHLPNTAEQEDPNTMLLAFTAKFEGSEYGGSSIEFSGKDNIALAQREVAVVGGSGVFHDAQGHALIETVSDTVDETVLKFTVTLTY, encoded by the coding sequence ATGGCACGGAAGACTAACGAGCTTCTTTTTCTGATGCTTCTCATTGTGTGGGGTAGTTATGTGACTGCGACTAGAAAATTACTAACAGATAGCCCAGAAGCAGAAGAAGAAGGGTCTTCAAGTCCAAAGACTATCACTTTCTTCATGCACCACATAACGGAAGAACCCAACCCCACTGCCAAGCCTGGACTTGGACTTGGAGGACTTCAAGGCAGTGGCAATGCGATCTCTGGCCTGCAAGCCCCCATTGGAAATAACATCAACTTCAATGGCATTGGGAATGGGAATGGTCCTCTCCCATTGACTATTCCAAGTGGAGCTATCAACAATTCTCCTTTCTTTGGCCAGCTGCCCATCTCTTCCACCAACGGAGGAGTGCAGGGCATAGGCTCACTTATTCCTGGCCTTGGCCTTAATTCACCTGGCTTGGGCTTTCAGAACTCCTTTCCCAGCACAAATATTATTAATGGCGGGCTAAATCCTCAGAATCCACTTGGAAGGGAATCGGGTATCCCTCTGAATAATGTGATTGTGATTGAGGATACTCTCACAGAAGGTCCTGATCTCCACTCATCTTCTGTGCTTGGAAAGGGAGAGGGATATTATTATCACTTGCCCAACACTGCCGAACAGGAAGATCCCAATACAATGTTGCTGGCTTTCACAGCTAAATTTGAAGGTTCTGAATACGGAGGCAGTAGCATAGAATTCTCAGGCAAAGACAACATTGCATTGGCACAGAGGGAGGTTGCAGTAGTAGGTGGGAGCGGGGTGTTCCATGACGCTCAAGGTCATGCTCTCATCGAGACAGTTTCGGACACAGTGGATGAGACAGTGCTCAAATTCACAGTCACACTTACCTATTAA
- the LOC131066423 gene encoding L-type lectin-domain containing receptor kinase IX.1-like gives MDNNHVGINVNSVVSKMNISVSDGVAKKLQLFFFSAMDMLYGKPITPILSYDIDLMVGLALLLARWRHGNPNNLKTKELDKHFSQGPRKFSYSVFRAATKNFNNDQMLGKGGTSLQRHLVSIKGDCGSKRISQGSKQGQKEYISEVSIFSKLRHRNLVQLHGWCHEKGCLLLVYEFQPNGTSALLYLHEEWDQRVVHRDIKASNVMLDGKFIGKLGNFELARVVERERAVSDTTMLAGTFGYLAPECVVTRKASLESDVFNFGAACLEIACGRRAMDRSLDDHNWRLVEWVWDLHGKGKILEATDAKLDGNFNDKYSFTATKTQKYCSVPDNKVP, from the exons ATGGATAACAATCATGTGGGAATCAATGTGAATAGCGTTGTTTCCAAGATGAATATCTCTGTCAGCGACGGCGTAGCAAAGAAACTCCAACTATTTTTTTTTAGCGCAATGGATATGTTATATGGAAAACCCATAACACCAATCTTGTCTTATGACATAGACCTCA TGGTCGGTTTGGCACTGCTCTTAGCCCGGTGGCGGCATGGTAACCCCAACAATTTGAAAACCAAAGAGTTGGACAAACACTTTTCTCAAGGCCCGCGTAAGTTCTCCTACTCTGTCTTTCGTGCTGCAACGAAGAACTTCAACAATGATCAAATGCTTGGAAAAGGAGGGACAAGTCTACAGaggcatcttgtctccatcaaagGAGACTGTGGCAGTAAAAGAATATCGCAAGGCTCCAAACAAGGGCAAAAGGAATATATTTCAGAAGTGAGTATATTCTCTAAACTGAGGCATCGGAACCTTGTGCAGCTCCACGGATGGTGCCATGAAAAGGGCTGCCTGCTTCTTGTCTATGAATTTCAGCCAAACGGAA CCTCTGCTCTTCTATATCTTCATGAAGAATGGGATCAACGTGTTGTGCACAGAGATATAAAGGCTAGCAATGTAATGTTGGATGGAAAATTCATAGGAAAGTTGGGGAATTTCGAGCTGGCAAGAGTGGTGGAACGTGAGCGTGCAGTCTCGGACACAACAATGCTGGCAGGCACATTTGGGTATCTTGCACCTGAATGTGTGGTTACCAGAAAAGCAAGCTTAGAATCAGATGTCTTCAATTTTGGGGCTGCGTGCCTAGAAATTGCCTGCGGAAGGAGGGCTATGGACCGGAGCCTGGATGATCATAATTGGAGATTAGTCGAATGGGTTTGGGACTTGCATGGAAAGGGCAAGATTTTGGAAGCCACAGATGCAAAGCTGGATGGAAATTTCAATG ATAAATATTCGTTCACTGCAACCAAGACTCAGAAATACTGTTCAGTGCCTGATAACAAAGTGCCATAG